A section of the Clostridium sp. TW13 genome encodes:
- a CDS encoding sialate O-acetylesterase, which translates to MLKTAAVFSDNMVLQREKNINIWGTGDNGSIVTVTLDEHSVSTRVIDNKWMAILPSMKAGGPYVVKITDGKSSIEFSNVMIGEVWLAGGQSNMELELQNSKDGKDVVANINNNKVRFYNTLRLSYIDDEFYEKESNNAWQECSPETAGTWSAVGYYYAKKLSEELNVTVGVIGCNWGGTSASAWISRESLELDKDTNTYVEEYDKANEGRTFEEYVKELEEYNNWYEAWQKRVDKCYAEKPDILWSQVQKIAGECRWPEPLGPKSPFRAGGLYETMLQRVTPYTLRGFIYYQGESDDHKPKIYGKLLAKLIEQWRKDWQDDELPFMFVQLPMFIGREDEDKKNWAIIREQQMKVHKTIKNTGIAMILDCGEFDNIHPLDKQSVGLRLAVQSLYHVYGKNVHAYGPIYKSLKYLNNAIELSFEHAEGGIQVKGEKVEGFEIAGEDKKFIPADVKINNNKVIVSAKEVTEPKYVRYAWTNYGPVTLFNNVGLPMSTFRTSEYDEIV; encoded by the coding sequence ATGTTAAAAACAGCAGCAGTTTTTAGTGATAATATGGTTTTACAAAGAGAGAAGAATATAAATATATGGGGAACTGGAGATAATGGAAGCATAGTTACAGTTACCTTAGATGAACATAGTGTTAGCACGAGAGTAATCGATAACAAGTGGATGGCTATTTTGCCAAGCATGAAGGCAGGTGGTCCTTATGTTGTGAAAATTACTGATGGTAAGAGTTCAATTGAATTTAGTAATGTAATGATAGGAGAGGTCTGGTTAGCAGGTGGACAATCCAACATGGAGCTTGAACTTCAAAACAGTAAAGATGGTAAGGATGTTGTAGCTAACATAAACAACAATAAGGTAAGATTCTACAATACTTTAAGGTTAAGCTATATAGATGATGAATTCTATGAAAAGGAATCTAATAATGCTTGGCAGGAGTGCAGTCCAGAAACTGCAGGTACCTGGTCAGCAGTTGGATATTATTATGCTAAAAAATTATCAGAAGAATTAAATGTAACTGTAGGAGTTATAGGTTGCAATTGGGGTGGAACCTCAGCTTCAGCATGGATAAGCAGAGAAAGCTTGGAACTAGACAAAGACACAAACACATATGTTGAAGAGTATGATAAGGCTAATGAAGGAAGAACCTTTGAGGAGTATGTTAAAGAACTTGAGGAGTATAATAACTGGTATGAAGCATGGCAGAAGAGAGTTGATAAGTGCTATGCAGAAAAACCAGATATACTTTGGTCACAAGTACAAAAAATTGCAGGGGAATGCCGTTGGCCAGAACCACTTGGACCAAAATCTCCATTTAGAGCAGGTGGACTTTATGAAACAATGCTTCAGAGGGTAACTCCATATACATTAAGAGGCTTTATTTATTATCAAGGAGAAAGTGATGATCATAAACCTAAGATATATGGCAAGTTATTAGCCAAGCTTATTGAACAATGGAGAAAGGATTGGCAAGATGATGAACTTCCATTTATGTTTGTACAGCTTCCAATGTTCATAGGCAGAGAAGATGAAGATAAAAAGAATTGGGCTATAATAAGAGAACAACAGATGAAGGTACACAAAACTATAAAAAATACAGGAATAGCAATGATTTTAGACTGTGGAGAGTTTGATAATATTCATCCGCTGGACAAACAATCAGTAGGATTGAGATTAGCGGTGCAATCACTTTATCATGTATATGGCAAGAATGTACATGCTTATGGACCAATCTATAAAAGTTTAAAATACTTAAATAATGCTATTGAGTTAAGCTTTGAACATGCAGAAGGTGGAATTCAAGTTAAGGGAGAAAAGGTGGAAGGCTTTGAAATTGCAGGAGAAGATAAAAAGTTTATTCCAGCAGATGTGAAAATCAATAATAACAAGGTTATTGTATCTGCAAAGGAAGTTACAGAACCTAAATATGTTAGATATGCTTGGACTAATTATGGACCTGTAACACTATTTAATAATGTTGGCTTACCTATGTCTACTTTTAGAACCAGTGAATATGATGAGATAGTTTAG
- a CDS encoding M6 family metalloprotease domain-containing protein → MRLTNVEQTITQPNGEVIECYASGDEYFNWLHDADGYIIIQDDKTGYYSYAKHVDEKLAPSDNIVTEMAINNLGVVNAFNEAVKIEDIKVPYNIIKNKKLMYQDNPNPAPQQGTINNLVVFIRFSDDTPFSNSITVYEDMFNNSTTNYNSMYNYFKETSYNKLAVSSTFYPTTAPLTTVLSYQDSHPRAYYKPASATNPIGYTGMTDRADREHTLLENAVNSISSQVSPSLNIDADNDGKVDNVCFIVKGSPEGWNDLLWPHQWVLYTKDVFINGKRVWTYNFQLNDYLFAPAVGVGVLSHEMSHSIGYPDLYHYSQDELSPVSVWDLMERDLNPPQYSGAYMKFRYGTWIVGIPEITTPGSYTLNPLTSPTNNCYKIKSNLSATEYFVLEYRKRTSPFESSLPGSGLLVYRINTAVDGKGNAEGPPDEVYVYRPGGTTTENGDPENANLSSDVGRTSIGGADNPLFFSDGTDSGISISNVGSAGNTISFDVSFAVALSADLSITKVDSPDPVLVGENLKYELTVKNNGPDAAKNVVVTDTLSTDVEFVSVNSTKGTCSYSSGKVTCNIGDMNKLDTALITISVKPLKEGKITNTATVTSDTFDPNLSNNTATTVTTVKKVTVKLSTGAVAPDSEAKSLIIVVENKNSTEVRVLVAVKHFSDFHWQEEQEEAIIAPNSTRVLVSNKLRSLYEVVFDNVPEGVYFWTATRMECCSEPLVQSNFIAANTFRHTELIELADK, encoded by the coding sequence ATGAGATTAACAAATGTTGAGCAAACAATCACCCAACCAAATGGAGAGGTGATAGAGTGTTATGCAAGTGGAGATGAGTATTTTAATTGGCTTCATGATGCAGATGGGTATATTATAATTCAAGATGATAAGACAGGTTATTACTCTTATGCAAAACATGTTGATGAAAAGCTAGCACCATCTGATAATATAGTTACAGAAATGGCAATTAATAATTTAGGTGTTGTTAATGCTTTTAATGAAGCTGTTAAAATAGAAGATATAAAAGTTCCTTATAATATTATAAAAAACAAGAAATTAATGTACCAAGACAATCCTAACCCAGCACCTCAACAAGGTACAATTAATAATTTAGTTGTTTTTATAAGATTTAGTGATGATACACCATTTTCTAATTCGATAACAGTTTATGAGGATATGTTTAATAATAGCACCACTAATTACAATTCTATGTACAATTATTTTAAAGAGACATCCTATAATAAATTGGCAGTATCTTCAACCTTCTATCCCACTACAGCTCCGTTAACAACTGTATTGTCATATCAAGATTCACATCCTAGAGCATATTATAAACCTGCATCAGCAACAAATCCTATTGGTTATACTGGTATGACAGATAGAGCTGATAGAGAGCATACACTTTTAGAAAATGCGGTAAATTCTATTAGCAGTCAGGTTAGTCCAAGCTTAAATATAGATGCAGATAATGACGGGAAAGTAGACAATGTGTGTTTTATAGTTAAGGGTTCTCCAGAAGGATGGAATGACTTACTTTGGCCACATCAATGGGTGTTGTATACTAAAGATGTTTTTATCAATGGAAAAAGAGTTTGGACCTATAATTTTCAATTAAATGACTATTTGTTCGCTCCAGCTGTAGGAGTAGGAGTTCTTTCACATGAAATGTCTCACTCTATAGGCTATCCAGATTTATATCATTATTCACAAGATGAATTATCACCTGTATCTGTTTGGGATCTGATGGAAAGAGATTTAAATCCCCCTCAATACTCTGGAGCTTATATGAAATTTAGATATGGTACCTGGATTGTTGGTATTCCTGAAATCACTACACCAGGTAGTTATACTCTAAACCCATTAACTTCTCCTACAAATAACTGTTATAAAATTAAATCTAATTTATCTGCAACAGAGTATTTTGTTTTGGAATATAGAAAGAGAACTTCACCTTTTGAAAGTTCACTTCCAGGTTCAGGATTATTAGTATACAGGATTAATACTGCTGTTGATGGCAAAGGAAATGCTGAGGGACCTCCAGATGAAGTATATGTTTATAGACCAGGTGGAACTACAACTGAAAATGGAGATCCTGAAAATGCAAATTTGAGTAGTGATGTTGGCAGAACTTCTATAGGGGGAGCTGACAATCCTCTATTTTTTTCTGATGGCACTGATAGTGGAATAAGTATAAGTAATGTAGGGAGTGCAGGAAACACCATATCCTTTGATGTATCTTTTGCTGTAGCATTAAGTGCAGATCTATCCATTACAAAAGTAGATTCTCCAGATCCTGTTTTAGTAGGAGAGAATTTAAAATACGAGTTAACTGTAAAAAATAATGGACCTGATGCAGCTAAGAATGTTGTAGTAACAGACACTTTATCAACAGATGTAGAATTTGTTTCAGTAAATTCAACTAAAGGAACTTGTTCTTACTCAAGTGGAAAGGTAACTTGCAATATAGGAGACATGAATAAGTTGGATACTGCTCTAATAACCATAAGTGTAAAACCATTGAAGGAAGGCAAGATAACTAATACAGCTACTGTAACTAGTGACACTTTTGATCCGAATTTATCAAATAATACAGCTACTACAGTCACAACAGTTAAAAAGGTTACAGTTAAGCTATCCACTGGTGCAGTGGCTCCAGATAGTGAGGCTAAAAGCTTGATTATAGTTGTAGAAAATAAAAATTCAACTGAAGTAAGAGTGCTAGTAGCAGTTAAGCATTTTTCAGATTTTCATTGGCAGGAAGAACAAGAAGAAGCAATTATAGCCCCTAATAGTACAAGAGTATTGGTATCAAATAAACTGAGATCATTGTATGAAGTAGTATTTGATAATGTACCTGAAGGAGTGTATTTCTGGACAGCAACAAGAATGGAATGCTGTAGTGAGCCATTAGTTCAGAGTAACTTTATAGCAGCCAACACATTTAGGCACACTGAATTAATTGAATTAGCAGATAAATAA
- a CDS encoding SDR family NAD(P)-dependent oxidoreductase: MKGYTLITGASAGIGYELAKLFAMDKNPLILVARNEKRLAEIQKDFAEKYNVDVKYLALDLSNEHNVDYIYEFVEENNLVVDNLINNAGFGSFGAFHEVDIEKDLEMIKVNVYALTKLTKLFLPKLVERNTGGILNVASTAAFGVGPIMSVYYATKSYVLSLTEAIAEELKGTKIKISTLCPGPVNTGFQGRAGVEKSELTKGYMMTAKEVAEVGYKQFNKGKTIIIPGMKNKFLVQSFRFLPRKLISSIAIKLNKK; this comes from the coding sequence TTGAAAGGATATACCTTAATTACAGGTGCAAGTGCAGGTATTGGATATGAACTTGCGAAGCTTTTTGCTATGGATAAGAATCCACTTATATTAGTAGCTAGAAATGAAAAAAGATTAGCCGAAATTCAAAAAGATTTTGCAGAAAAATATAATGTTGATGTAAAATATTTAGCTTTAGATTTAAGTAATGAACATAATGTGGATTATATATATGAATTTGTGGAAGAAAATAATTTAGTTGTGGATAACTTAATAAACAATGCGGGGTTTGGTAGCTTTGGTGCATTTCACGAAGTTGATATAGAAAAAGATTTAGAGATGATAAAGGTTAATGTTTATGCCTTGACTAAGCTTACGAAGTTATTTTTGCCAAAGCTTGTGGAGAGAAATACAGGAGGCATACTTAACGTTGCATCGACTGCTGCCTTTGGAGTTGGTCCCATAATGTCTGTGTATTATGCAACTAAAAGTTACGTGCTTTCCTTAACAGAGGCTATAGCTGAAGAACTTAAAGGAACAAAGATTAAAATTTCAACCTTATGCCCAGGGCCAGTGAACACAGGTTTCCAAGGCAGAGCAGGTGTGGAGAAGTCTGAACTTACAAAAGGTTATATGATGACAGCAAAAGAAGTTGCAGAAGTAGGCTATAAACAATTTAATAAAGGGAAAACTATAATAATTCCGGGTATGAAGAATAAGTTCTTAGTTCAAAGTTTTAGGTTCTTACCAAGAAAGCTTATTTCATCAATAGCCATAAAACTAAATAAGAAATAA
- a CDS encoding HAD family hydrolase yields MGIFDGYLLVSDMDGTMLGTDRKISNENIEAIKYFIKEGGKFTIATGRTVESTRRYIDKYFKDIPLELPVGLYNGSKLYDFKNEKTVLELYLDDNEKEILKKIKQDYETLGLEIYSEERTYIYSSCRFTERFKTLNYDVCYEVPEYVWDKPWLKMLMVGEVEEIEDLEASFKERYGEANLLRTGENYLEVVPDKSSKGVLVEKICELYDYDIKKVIALGDNMNDLDMLSKSGYGFAVSNGNQRLLEQIELKAGTNDEHAIQHAVNYLKEHIKVHS; encoded by the coding sequence ATGGGAATATTTGATGGATACCTGTTGGTGTCAGATATGGATGGGACTATGCTTGGAACAGATAGAAAGATATCCAATGAAAATATAGAGGCAATAAAGTATTTTATAAAAGAGGGTGGAAAGTTCACCATTGCCACAGGAAGAACAGTGGAGTCAACTAGAAGATACATAGATAAATACTTTAAGGATATTCCTTTAGAACTGCCAGTAGGCTTATACAATGGAAGCAAGCTTTATGATTTTAAAAATGAGAAGACAGTTTTAGAACTGTACCTTGATGACAATGAAAAAGAAATCTTAAAAAAGATAAAGCAAGATTACGAAACATTAGGACTTGAGATATATTCAGAAGAAAGAACTTATATTTATAGTTCATGCAGGTTTACTGAGAGATTTAAAACCTTAAACTATGATGTTTGTTATGAAGTTCCTGAATATGTGTGGGATAAACCATGGTTGAAGATGTTAATGGTTGGGGAAGTAGAAGAAATTGAAGATTTAGAAGCTTCCTTCAAGGAGAGATATGGAGAAGCAAATCTTCTAAGAACAGGTGAAAATTACTTAGAAGTTGTGCCAGACAAATCATCTAAAGGAGTTCTAGTAGAGAAAATCTGTGAGCTTTATGACTATGACATAAAAAAAGTTATCGCTTTAGGGGATAACATGAATGATTTAGATATGCTATCAAAATCAGGTTATGGCTTTGCAGTAAGCAATGGAAACCAAAGGTTATTAGAGCAAATAGAATTAAAAGCAGGGACCAATGATGAACATGCCATCCAGCATGCAGTTAATTACTTAAAGGAACATATAAAAGTACATAGTTAA
- a CDS encoding RHS repeat domain-containing protein: MSQVYDNLDRPIEKVVNGETQFKYEYDANGNLASKEDLVNRQNFRYIYDLSDRLTEIKNGDHSFAKYSYDDNNNGSKISYTYDANGNIETITEGTKVTKYTYNELNEVTREDNGTLNKSIVYSYDAGGNIVSKTYGYAEDTTQYTLLGDKVIEEGNADGDDFKYNYDASGKLISMIFENQEYFYIRNGQSDIIGLLDKTGKQVVGYTYDSWGKLLSTTGSLKDTLGQKNPYRYRGYRYDSDTGLYYLNSRYYNPEWGRFINADGIVTTPGELLSGNMFAYCKNNPVNMKDPAEYRPILCGPGEEETPAMQIASARIMLESAKKRSYSSSRVKSSSSSSPKKSVRVSKPKKTYKHGLTTGVGGNFSIQFGHRFSFGFQYVKDGYGNRGICFTVGVGGGTPAGGLGGCVTVTNADTIYNLTGSGMDAGGSANLGFVPVAGGGDFVMSSSNGGVIGGI, translated from the coding sequence GTGTCTCAAGTATATGACAACCTAGACAGGCCTATTGAAAAGGTAGTAAATGGGGAAACACAATTTAAGTATGAATATGATGCCAATGGTAATCTTGCATCTAAAGAAGATTTAGTAAATAGGCAAAACTTTAGATACATCTATGATTTATCAGATCGTCTAACAGAGATAAAGAACGGAGATCATAGCTTCGCAAAATATAGTTACGATGATAACAATAATGGTTCTAAAATTTCTTATACTTATGATGCAAACGGAAATATTGAGACCATAACAGAAGGAACTAAGGTAACAAAATATACCTACAATGAATTAAATGAAGTTACAAGAGAAGATAACGGTACTCTTAATAAATCAATAGTTTATAGCTATGATGCTGGAGGAAATATAGTATCAAAAACATATGGCTATGCTGAAGACACTACCCAATATACTTTACTAGGTGATAAGGTAATAGAGGAAGGAAATGCTGATGGTGATGACTTTAAGTATAACTATGATGCTTCTGGAAAGCTTATAAGTATGATTTTTGAAAATCAGGAATATTTCTATATAAGAAATGGACAAAGTGATATAATAGGATTGTTAGATAAGACAGGAAAACAAGTGGTAGGGTATACTTATGATTCATGGGGTAAATTGCTTTCAACAACAGGATCCTTAAAAGATACCCTAGGACAAAAGAATCCATACAGATATAGAGGTTATAGATATGACAGTGATACAGGTCTATACTATCTAAACTCAAGATATTACAACCCTGAGTGGGGAAGATTTATAAATGCAGATGGTATTGTTACAACTCCAGGGGAATTATTATCAGGAAATATGTTTGCTTATTGCAAAAACAACCCTGTAAATATGAAGGATCCAGCTGAATATAGACCAATACTTTGTGGTCCAGGAGAAGAAGAAACACCTGCAATGCAAATAGCATCTGCAAGAATTATGTTAGAGTCTGCTAAAAAACGAAGTTATTCATCATCAAGGGTTAAAAGCAGTAGTTCATCTAGCCCTAAAAAATCAGTCAGAGTATCAAAACCAAAGAAGACTTATAAACATGGATTAACAACTGGAGTTGGAGGAAATTTCAGTATTCAATTTGGACATAGGTTCTCTTTTGGATTTCAATATGTAAAGGATGGTTATGGCAATAGAGGAATATGTTTTACTGTAGGTGTTGGTGGTGGGACTCCTGCTGGTGGACTAGGAGGTTGCGTAACTGTTACTAATGCCGATACAATATATAATTTAACAGGATCAGGTATGGATGCAGGAGGCTCTGCGAATCTTGGGTTTGTACCTGTAGCAGGAGGAGGAGATTTTGTAATGTCAAGTTCTAATGGAGGAGTAATAGGGGGGATTTGA
- a CDS encoding tetratricopeptide repeat protein gives MYDKLYNEAEKYYMMEEYKKALELFSESYKLKADDDCLNYIGCCYLAMELYTSASEVFKKLIKRSPDFARPVFNLGRVYVKQNRLQDALKCFEKAILINPSSEDGYFYIGLYYERVEDFKQASIFYEKSISLDFEQAETHLNLGICYAKMNMYEKAIEEFDISYSQDDFSKDALFNKAMLFVIMGDYIRAIEIFLYINEVEPDNIDNMIDIADSYLRINDLDNASKWANKILLKDPSNKMVNKLLKLLWVLKREKQI, from the coding sequence ATGTACGATAAGCTATATAATGAAGCAGAAAAATATTATATGATGGAAGAATATAAAAAAGCATTAGAGTTATTCAGTGAGTCCTATAAGTTAAAAGCAGATGATGATTGTTTAAACTATATTGGTTGTTGCTATTTAGCAATGGAACTATATACTTCTGCGAGTGAAGTATTTAAGAAGTTAATAAAAAGATCTCCTGATTTTGCAAGACCTGTATTTAATTTGGGAAGAGTATATGTTAAACAAAATAGATTGCAGGATGCATTAAAGTGTTTTGAAAAAGCAATTTTAATAAATCCCAGTAGTGAAGATGGATATTTTTATATTGGTCTCTATTATGAAAGAGTTGAGGATTTTAAGCAAGCCAGTATATTTTATGAGAAATCAATATCGTTAGATTTTGAACAAGCTGAGACTCATCTGAACCTTGGAATATGTTATGCCAAAATGAACATGTATGAAAAGGCAATTGAAGAATTTGATATATCATATAGTCAAGATGATTTTTCTAAAGATGCACTATTTAATAAAGCAATGTTATTTGTTATTATGGGAGACTACATTAGAGCAATAGAAATATTTTTATACATAAATGAAGTTGAGCCAGATAATATTGATAATATGATAGATATTGCAGATTCATATTTAAGAATTAATGATTTAGACAATGCATCAAAATGGGCTAACAAAATTTTATTAAAGGATCCATCAAATAAAATGGTTAATAAGCTTTTAAAACTATTATGGGTATTAAAAAGAGAAAAGCAGATTTAA
- a CDS encoding DUF2947 domain-containing protein: protein MASNQNKYISMEELQNKWFFYVEDMKIPDEDINTIRPLSKEYSSLIWNENISSLKHHFALFREEEKQLLQLEKVDYDWQEDWNNDQYDNLKEYLSKNIPYITSDKIIVFWQKQSSVETGWEIFLKHWPNFLFEDEGVVLMNKTNDNILLFTSDGRLQMGKRLLRSNIL, encoded by the coding sequence ATGGCAAGCAATCAGAATAAGTACATAAGCATGGAGGAGCTTCAGAACAAGTGGTTCTTTTATGTTGAAGATATGAAAATTCCAGATGAAGATATAAACACTATAAGGCCTCTTTCTAAGGAATATAGCAGCTTAATATGGAATGAGAATATAAGTAGTCTCAAACATCATTTTGCTTTATTTAGAGAAGAAGAAAAGCAACTATTGCAATTAGAAAAAGTGGACTATGATTGGCAAGAAGATTGGAATAATGACCAGTATGATAACTTAAAAGAGTATTTAAGCAAGAACATTCCATATATTACTAGTGATAAAATCATAGTCTTTTGGCAAAAGCAAAGTTCAGTAGAAACAGGTTGGGAGATTTTTCTAAAGCATTGGCCTAATTTCTTATTTGAGGATGAAGGGGTAGTATTAATGAATAAGACAAATGATAATATATTGTTGTTTACTTCTGATGGGAGACTACAAATGGGAAAGAGACTATTAAGGAGCAATATTTTATGA
- a CDS encoding PadR family transcriptional regulator: MNEDLEKHIPLTESTYYILLSLTESIHGYGIMQKVNEMSEGTVKLGPGTLYGALGKLKKEGFIEEIADETDSKRKNYVVTDLGKELMEIQHHRLKILYENSAKIFEG; this comes from the coding sequence ATGAATGAAGATTTAGAAAAACACATTCCATTAACAGAGAGTACTTATTATATTTTACTATCCTTAACTGAGTCTATTCACGGTTATGGGATAATGCAGAAGGTTAATGAGATGAGTGAGGGCACAGTAAAACTTGGACCAGGGACCTTGTATGGAGCTTTAGGAAAGTTGAAGAAGGAAGGTTTTATTGAAGAAATTGCAGATGAAACTGATTCAAAACGAAAGAATTATGTGGTTACTGATTTAGGAAAAGAACTAATGGAGATTCAACACCATAGACTTAAAATCTTATATGAAAATAGTGCAAAGATATTTGAGGGGTAG
- a CDS encoding DUF2812 domain-containing protein, which translates to MKYFRFFKMFLAWNYEKEEEWLREMSKKGFEFVDTKLLVIYRFRSVEPKDVIYKLDYNPWWTKDGDSYLSFIEECGWTYSYSQLGWNYFKCDADKCLSEELYSSPEDKAKILGRLRKLTTVFTSIEAILLALTIILRILDNEKFSIGFLIMWALIILEFTVINVKLYSAYKKKKKGL; encoded by the coding sequence ATGAAGTATTTCAGATTTTTTAAGATGTTTTTAGCTTGGAACTATGAGAAAGAAGAAGAATGGCTAAGAGAAATGAGCAAGAAGGGATTTGAATTTGTAGATACAAAGTTACTAGTTATATATAGGTTTAGAAGTGTGGAGCCTAAGGATGTAATTTATAAGCTAGATTATAATCCTTGGTGGACCAAAGATGGAGATAGTTATTTAAGTTTCATTGAAGAATGTGGTTGGACATACAGCTATAGTCAACTTGGATGGAATTATTTTAAATGTGATGCAGATAAGTGTTTATCTGAAGAATTGTACAGCAGTCCAGAGGATAAGGCTAAGATTTTAGGAAGACTTAGAAAGCTAACAACAGTATTTACTTCAATAGAAGCTATATTACTAGCTTTGACTATAATTTTAAGGATACTGGACAATGAGAAGTTTTCCATTGGATTCTTAATAATGTGGGCTTTAATAATATTAGAGTTTACAGTGATAAATGTAAAATTATATTCAGCATATAAAAAAAAGAAAAAGGGGTTATAG
- a CDS encoding ATP-binding cassette domain-containing protein, whose amino-acid sequence MLEVKNLVKEFKEKKGVKKAVDNVSFNLDKGEIVGLLGENGAGKTTTMRMISTMLTPTSGTINVNNFDVMKNPAEVRRNIGILFGGEVGIYDRLTARENIRYFAELNDVKKEEIEGRINELVEDLDMKEYADKRVGKFSRGMKQKVSIARSIVHYPSIMLFDEPTTGLDVTAARTIHDFIRKCKEEGKTILLSSHSMKEVEKLCDRVIIIHKGKIVEEGTITGLKEKYNNDDLEEVFVNLIKEA is encoded by the coding sequence ATGTTAGAAGTAAAGAACTTAGTAAAAGAGTTTAAAGAGAAAAAGGGCGTAAAGAAGGCAGTAGACAATGTAAGCTTCAATTTGGATAAGGGCGAAATTGTTGGACTTCTTGGAGAAAATGGTGCAGGAAAGACTACAACCATGAGAATGATATCTACAATGCTTACTCCAACTAGTGGAACAATAAATGTTAATAATTTTGATGTTATGAAGAATCCAGCAGAGGTGAGAAGAAATATAGGTATACTTTTTGGTGGAGAGGTAGGAATCTATGATAGATTGACAGCAAGAGAAAACATCAGATATTTTGCTGAACTTAATGATGTTAAGAAGGAAGAAATTGAAGGCAGAATAAATGAGCTTGTAGAAGATTTGGACATGAAGGAATACGCAGACAAAAGAGTTGGAAAGTTCTCAAGGGGAATGAAACAGAAAGTTTCTATAGCAAGAAGTATAGTTCATTATCCAAGTATAATGCTTTTTGATGAGCCAACTACTGGACTTGATGTTACTGCAGCAAGAACTATTCATGATTTTATTAGAAAGTGCAAGGAAGAAGGAAAGACTATACTTTTATCTAGCCACTCTATGAAGGAAGTAGAGAAGCTTTGTGATAGAGTTATAATCATACACAAAGGCAAAATTGTAGAAGAAGGTACTATTACTGGACTTAAAGAAAAATACAATAATGATGACTTAGAAGAAGTATTTGTAAACTTAATTAAGGAGGCATAG